The following coding sequences lie in one Bacteroidota bacterium genomic window:
- a CDS encoding OmpA family protein: protein MKYEVSTNPLKNKSDMRKNTVKYSLIIALTCGMFACVPQRKLEEEQAKRESSEKELAALKASSMECDTKLTEANKLITDNNKVITGLQKDTSIVGTSYRSLTAKYDKLNQINEQLLDKYNRLLEGNLADTKKLSGELQMTQEQLLKKQDELKLLEAQLNAQKKSLDELTAELKKREARVAELEDILKKKDEAANELRKKLSDALLGFEGKGLTITQKNGKVYVSMDESLLFASGSTTVESKGVDALKKVAKVLEQNTDINVMIEGHTDDVPMAGKGEIKDNWDLSVMRATSIVKIITKNSSVDPKRLTASGRGEYFPIDPAKTSDARKKNRRTEIILTPKLDELLKVLESN, encoded by the coding sequence ATGAAATACGAAGTATCCACAAATCCTTTAAAAAATAAAAGTGATATGCGTAAAAACACTGTTAAGTATTCTCTGATTATTGCACTCACTTGCGGAATGTTTGCATGTGTCCCACAGCGAAAATTAGAAGAGGAACAAGCAAAAAGAGAAAGTTCTGAAAAAGAACTTGCGGCCTTGAAAGCGTCCTCGATGGAATGTGACACCAAACTTACCGAAGCGAACAAGCTAATTACTGATAACAACAAAGTAATTACCGGCCTTCAAAAAGACACCTCTATTGTTGGAACAAGCTACAGAAGCCTTACCGCAAAGTACGATAAGCTCAATCAAATTAATGAGCAGTTGTTGGATAAATACAACCGTTTGTTAGAAGGAAACTTAGCAGATACGAAAAAGCTTTCAGGAGAATTGCAAATGACGCAAGAACAACTACTGAAAAAACAAGATGAACTTAAACTTCTAGAAGCACAATTAAATGCACAAAAGAAAAGTTTGGATGAATTGACTGCAGAATTAAAAAAACGTGAAGCTCGTGTTGCAGAATTGGAAGATATCTTAAAAAAGAAAGACGAAGCAGCAAATGAACTCCGCAAAAAATTATCTGATGCATTGTTGGGCTTTGAAGGGAAAGGCCTTACCATCACTCAAAAAAACGGAAAAGTTTACGTTTCGATGGATGAAAGCTTATTGTTCGCATCCGGAAGTACAACCGTTGAATCTAAAGGTGTAGATGCTCTGAAAAAAGTAGCAAAAGTATTGGAACAAAACACAGACATCAATGTGATGATTGAAGGACATACCGATGATGTTCCAATGGCTGGAAAAGGAGAAATCAAAGATAATTGGGATTTGAGCGTAATGCGCGCAACTTCCATTGTTAAAATCATTACAAAAAACAGTTCCGTAGATCCAAAAAGATTAACCGCATCCGGAAGAGGTGAATACTTCCCTATTGATCCGGCTAAAACAAGCGATGCACGCAAAAAAAATCGCAGAACTGAAATTATTTTAACCCCGAAATTAGACGAATTGTTAAAAGTTTTAGAATCAAACTAA
- a CDS encoding toxin-antitoxin system YwqK family antitoxin — protein MNHKVIANSLYGKIKMSKRFSFILILLLFSSTSFAQLVTEYWDIAQTKKKSEQQMKDGMQDGKYIAWYENGDIAKEGTFLKGKENGKFLIYYAGKKTKAEENYVLGKKHGAWKYWYINGNKAQETFFKDDKPDSTWTGWYETGKIKSTEPYIAGKKEGIWLYYYENGQKESEGHFKNNLAEGSYTGWYSNGNKQKDGQYKNGKEAGLWKEYYRNGKPKQELQYENDEVLLMNLWFENGEQPIKNGNGRFTLAYDNGKKKGEGSYKDGRMDGEWVFYLPTGEKDFKVNYVKGKKNGACTNWFINGTIKSEGPFVNDKKNGYWKFYNVNGKMQIEGTLTDNLRTGKWMYWYTNGTKETEGYYKNDLMDSLWTYYYNDGSKWKQGNYKENLKTDLWTTWYESGQKLE, from the coding sequence ATGAACCACAAAGTAATCGCGAATTCCTTGTACGGAAAAATCAAAATGAGTAAACGATTTTCTTTTATTCTCATTTTACTTTTATTCTCGTCCACCTCATTTGCCCAATTGGTAACCGAATACTGGGACATCGCTCAAACAAAGAAAAAGAGTGAACAACAAATGAAAGATGGAATGCAAGATGGAAAATACATTGCATGGTATGAAAATGGTGACATTGCCAAAGAAGGAACTTTTTTAAAAGGAAAGGAAAATGGAAAATTTTTAATTTATTATGCCGGCAAAAAAACGAAAGCAGAAGAAAATTATGTTCTTGGTAAAAAACACGGTGCCTGGAAATACTGGTATATCAATGGAAATAAAGCGCAAGAAACATTTTTTAAAGACGACAAGCCCGATAGCACCTGGACCGGCTGGTACGAAACAGGAAAAATAAAAAGTACTGAACCTTATATCGCAGGAAAAAAAGAAGGTATTTGGTTGTACTATTATGAAAACGGACAAAAAGAAAGTGAAGGACATTTTAAAAATAACCTCGCTGAAGGAAGCTATACCGGCTGGTATTCCAATGGGAACAAACAAAAAGACGGACAATATAAAAATGGGAAAGAAGCCGGCTTATGGAAAGAGTATTATAGAAATGGGAAACCGAAACAAGAATTACAATACGAAAACGATGAAGTTTTATTAATGAATTTATGGTTCGAAAATGGCGAACAACCTATTAAAAATGGGAATGGCAGGTTTACATTGGCCTATGATAACGGAAAAAAGAAAGGAGAAGGAAGTTATAAAGATGGAAGAATGGACGGAGAGTGGGTGTTCTACTTGCCAACTGGAGAAAAAGATTTTAAAGTTAATTATGTAAAAGGTAAAAAGAACGGAGCCTGCACCAACTGGTTTATCAATGGTACCATTAAAAGTGAAGGACCGTTTGTAAATGATAAGAAAAATGGATATTGGAAATTCTATAACGTGAACGGGAAAATGCAAATTGAAGGAACACTGACGGACAACCTCAGAACCGGAAAATGGATGTACTGGTATACAAATGGAACCAAAGAAACTGAAGGATATTATAAAAATGACTTGATGGATAGCCTTTGGACCTATTATTACAATGATGGCTCCAAATGGAAGCAAGGGAATTATAAGGAAAATTTAAAAACCGATTTATGGACAACCTGGTATGAATCCGGACAAAA